One Clostridia bacterium genomic window, GGCAGAGGGCACGGCGGTTATTTACGCTAAAACCCGCCCCGGAACATTATCTTATGGCCTGGAAAACACGTCGCATTGGCATAAGCTTTATCCGGCCAGACGAAAAAACGTCCACAACGCAAATAGCTCAGTTAGTTTGCCTATTGACGCGATCTTACCCCGTGTGCTAGCATAAACTTTTTTGACACCCCTTTCAGGCTTTGTTATAATGATTACAACAAAGCTTAGGAGGTACTTCTGTTGTTTAACGTCGGCGACAAAGTGGTATATCCTATGCACGGGGCAGGGATAATTGAGGCAGTAGAAGAAAAAGAGGTATTGGGACAATGCCGGAAGTATTACATTTTAAGGATGCCTCTTGGCGATATGAAGGTAATGGTACCGGTGGACAATGTGGACGAGGTGGGGTTACGATCGGTAATCAGAAGCTCAGAAATACCTAAGGTGCTAAAGGTGCTAAAAGAGGGGGGTATAGACCCTGCGCCGATAAACAGCTGGAATCGCCGCTACCGAGCCAACATGGAGAAGATGAAGAGCGGCGATATTTTTGAGGTGGCTAAAGTAGTGCGTAGCCTCTCAGTTCGGGAGCGACAGAAGGGGCTTTCTACCGGGGAACGGCGCATGCTAGAGACAGCAAGACACATTCTTATCAGTGAATTGGTATTGGCCAAAGGGGGTGGAAGGGAAGAAGTCGAGTCATGGCTGGAGGCTGCAATGGTATAAGCGAGATCATTTACAGGGAAAATATGGGGTAGGAGGTGATAGCGTGGTTTATAAAATCGCGCGCTGGTTTATAGCCTTACTGGTGGCCGGCATCGGATTTGAGAGCTCGCTATGGGCTGTAAGTATTTGGTATGGTGGCGTTGGGCCCGGACTCAAGTGGTCATTGGTAGGTATTGGTACGGTTGCTGGTGGGCTAGGAGGTTTTTTGTTAGCCCCGGCGGTAATGCGGCTGGTCCAAATTACGACTCAGAAAATGGAGGGTTGGCTACATAAAACCCCGACCGCTGACGTGTTGAGCGGGGTAATCGGACTTATTCTTGGCTTAATAATAGCTAACCTATTTGGGGCACCATTTTCTCGAGTTCCGCTGATTGGACCCTATCTTCCGGTGGTCTTCAATATCTTCTGCGGGTATGTTGGTTTCAGTGTTGGCCTTAAAAAACGGGAGGACCTTGCTTCTCTGCTTGGTTCCATTCCTCGCTGGGGACCTCGGGATAAGGAGAAAGAAAAAGCTTCTAGGTCCCAACGATTCAAGGTGCTAGACACTAGTGTCATTATTGACGGCAGAATAGCAGATGTCTGCCGCAGTGGTTTTTTGGAGGGCACCCTGGTAGTGCCCGGTTTTGTTTTAGAGGAATTGCGACATATTGCTGATTCGTCCGATCTCCTCAAACGCAATCGCGGTCGCCGAGGTTTGGATATCCTAAACCGAATTCGTAAAGAAGAGGACGTTCGGGTGCAGATTGTCGAAGTTGATTATGAGGACCTATCTGAGGTAGACTCGAAACTGGTACGCCTAGCCCAGGAGCTAGGAGCACCTATTCTCACCAATGATTTCAACCTCAATAAGGTGGCAGAGCTGCAAGGGGTGCGGGTGCTTAACATTAATGAGCTGGCCAATGCGGTTAAGCCGGTGGTGCTTCCTGGCGAAGAAATGGTGGTCCAAGTAATTAAGGAGGGCAAAGAAGTGGGCCAGGGGGTTGGCTATCTGGATGATGGCACCATGATTGTGGTGGAAAATGGGCGCAGGTATTTGGGCCAGACCATTACTGTTATGGTTACCAGCGTGCTGCAGACTCAGGCTGGGCGCATGATCTTTGCCCGGCCCAAAGTCAGCGAGAAACGAGCTGGGGGAGTAGCTAGTCACGCAAACTCAACCACTGCTCAGGCCCAAGCGCATGCGCGGACCAGCGAACGGGGCGACTATCAGTGGCTGACCTAGCCGCCAGATCTGGAAATGGACCGGTAGCTGCTATTATAGCCGCGGCCGGAAAAGGGGAACGACTGAAAGCTGGATATAATAAACAATTTGTCCCTATGGCGGGCCAACCCATGTTGGCCCGCACCTTAATGGCCGTAGGTGCTTGCCCACATGTTGATGAGATAGTTGTAGTGGTTGGAAGCGGCGAGGAAGAGCTAGTTTGGCGTGAGATACTGGGGTATACTCAGCTGGGCGCACAAGAGACGGAAGCATGGCGAGAAAAAGTTAGAGCTATTATACCTGGAGGGCCACGGCGGCAAGATTCCGTGTTTTTTGGCCTTAGGGCGATCAGGCCGGAGACGGAAATAGTGGTAGTTCACGACGGTGCTCGACCTTTAGCTCCGCCAGAGTTATTCAGCCGGGTTATTGCCGCTGCCAAAGAAAGTGGCGCAGCTATTGCTGCGGTTCCGGTGAAGGACACCATCAAAGTGACCACCGAGGCTAGTTGCTCAGTCCAAATCGGGGGTACTTTGCCCAGGGAAAAGCTCTGGGCGGCGCAGACTCCTCAGGCCTTTCGGTATGAGTTGCTATGGCGGGCCTATGAGCAATGCCAGAGG contains:
- a CDS encoding CarD family transcriptional regulator — its product is MFNVGDKVVYPMHGAGIIEAVEEKEVLGQCRKYYILRMPLGDMKVMVPVDNVDEVGLRSVIRSSEIPKVLKVLKEGGIDPAPINSWNRRYRANMEKMKSGDIFEVAKVVRSLSVRERQKGLSTGERRMLETARHILISELVLAKGGGREEVESWLEAAMV
- a CDS encoding PIN/TRAM domain-containing protein, giving the protein MRLVQITTQKMEGWLHKTPTADVLSGVIGLILGLIIANLFGAPFSRVPLIGPYLPVVFNIFCGYVGFSVGLKKREDLASLLGSIPRWGPRDKEKEKASRSQRFKVLDTSVIIDGRIADVCRSGFLEGTLVVPGFVLEELRHIADSSDLLKRNRGRRGLDILNRIRKEEDVRVQIVEVDYEDLSEVDSKLVRLAQELGAPILTNDFNLNKVAELQGVRVLNINELANAVKPVVLPGEEMVVQVIKEGKEVGQGVGYLDDGTMIVVENGRRYLGQTITVMVTSVLQTQAGRMIFARPKVSEKRAGGVASHANSTTAQAQAHARTSERGDYQWLT